Part of the Nicotiana tabacum cultivar K326 chromosome 20, ASM71507v2, whole genome shotgun sequence genome, tcatataattttttgttagcttataattaaattaatgtcttgcttattatccttttaatagtatgtgataaaataaattttttattctcaaaatttgatatatttttatgcttttatcctcttattcataatattttaatcatttaaattatcaataatatttttaaatataattaattattttattttatctatattaaaattaatttaaagtataagtatcctcacactacctctattttctttttaatatacatTCTCTTTCCTACTAtaaatgttaattagttttatattaatattttacctataaccaaaataatatcatattttgttttaaattgtaaatttaattagtctaaaatattaatacataagttatttgattatcatgttccaaatgtattgagttctcttataattaattttgtattagatgcagttaaattttctttcttttttagatataagataaaatttaattttaattttaattttcattattaagattaacaatattagaaatttattttttatttttaaaaatttatttaatcatagaaaaaaattatgaacacattatttctaaatattgtaataagatttttactatcattttaattctttacgtaatattttttttaaaaaaaaaaattcatcccaaactcaaataattcttatcattttattttctaaactggaccacattttcaaaaatttatgcTATGCATTCAAATTCAAACTAACTACACtcgattcagatattaatcataagtctaaaatattaatacataagttatttgattatcatgttccaaatgtattggctttcttgagccgagggtctcctggaaacagcttctctgcccctcggggtaggggtaaggtctgcgtacatattactctCCTCAtaccctacttgtgggattatactgggtcgttgttgttgttgttccaaatgtattgagttctcttataattagttttgtattagatgcagttaaatttttgttcctttttagctttaagataaaatttaatttttaatttttattattaagattaccaatattagaaatttattttgtatttttaaaaatttatttaatcatagaaaaaaaattcttaattttttgatcacattatttctaaatattgtaatgatatttttattgtcattttaatTCTTTGcgtaatattttcaaaaaaaatcccatctcaaactcaaataattcttatcattttattttctaaactggactgcattttcaaataattatgctatgcattcaaactcaaactaactgcactcgattcagaatcacagaaaaatattttcttaattgtttgaacatattatatctaaatattgtagtaatattttcactGCCATTTTACTTctttacataattttttttcctttttagttttaagatacaaatttactttttttgtaaaattacctttattagaaatttattttataatttaaaatttatattttattattattttatttttcataaataagacttcaatttcgtGGTATTATTCATAATTTGCGCATTCGTATCGtagttttaagaactttctaatcttaaattcaaatagtcttttcttttcctttcatttctaATAATAAACTTCTAATAAGTTAAcataattttcctatttttttaatctaatatatagttttattacgttttatgtggcttttcattaactcgtaactttatttaatatcattatcagCTACTTTTATTTAATAAcataagataaatatataattttttaattataaaataaatatttattttgtttcaaaaatattgctcgaaaattttaaattatttaaaatttaataatatttttaagtactgtatatttactttattttattttctaaacttatgatttataaatatcgttagattatctctaatttatttttattgttcaatatttttagttttttattttactattagacttgagttatgtggacttatattatgacttttcttattataatataaaaaattttctcatctcaaatttaaataattttacactttttcctatgataaaaaatcttagctttttttctatttattctttattattgattttatattattcaatacctaatattattacattgtcatgtgaatttttattagcatgtttgaatttaatatctatttttactacactcattctaatataatatagataaaaattaaaatactttctcatctcaaattcaaataatttttatcattctattttcttaattggaccatattttcaaaaaattatggtaTGCTTTCAAACTTACACTAACTAAACTCAATTCAACTATTAATCATAGAAaactattttcttaattgtttgaatacattatatctaaatgttgtagtaatatttacgtataaatATTCGTTTGcacgatttatcaatattaatatgaatttatttttcttcttattaaaatatcttttgctgattatttaatttttctcttatcttataattaatttgtatactttatgtaagatcttattttgctgcttgaatttatttagtttttaaactcaataaatctttaatatcttaagtaatttttagttttattttatattttaacttactccaaagtataaatagtcataggttatctcaatttacgtctttatatttttttctattatagtttttaattaatttttcacctccatatttctagctaacatagaagaaaatctatgagtggatcaatatatagatataaatatagatactAATACAAATATacattatgtataagattcattaaactacctccattaattatgtttctatatataatttttaattattaatgttaTCCTAAAATTGctaagtggcttcattttagcttgccacttggcttaaccacaatgtaTACTCCtcttcttttaatataatatagatatagatatagatatagatataggtgTCTTGGTTGAAAGAGCCTGTTTGGTTTAGAAATTTGCTGTGTTTAACCAAAAGCTGATGTCATCGGTGTGTAATATGCGAGTTCAGAGCAGTATGATGGTGGTGGTAATGTTTATTTTGTAGTGTACATATTGAATAATTGAATAGCATTTCATTCCAGAAAGTTTTTAGATATATAAGATATGGGACAGGTAAAAACGTATCTGGTGTAATACTTGACGGGTGACACGTCTTTATATACATTGTTATCACTAGTCCATAGTTAATTAATACTCCTTCCGTTCCATTTTATGTGAATCTGTTTGACTGGGCATGacgtttaagaaaaaatgaagatttttgagATTTGTGAtcttaaacaagtcaaaaagggaccCAGAGTATTTATATGGTTATAAAAGTTtatcattaagggtagaattataagtttaaaccaaaaaggaaataaattcgCATAAACTGGAACATAAGGAGTAACAGTTTACTTTAGTTTATTAGTTAACCATGTTAAATTAGTATGGATTTGTGTAAACGTCGAGTGCGACACAATCCCGGCTAGTTGACTTGTTTGGCCTTTAATTGATGAGTGAACTTCAGGGGAAAAAAATGCCATTTTGAAGAGGTGAGATATCACATAGAAGAATGATATGCAGAAACAGCACAAGTGAAAATATAGACGCCAACTTGCAAGTTTGCAATACTCAAGAAATTTTGGACTGGAATACAAGAATTGCATTAGATGCCtaatcaaaaaggaaaaggttCAATATGTACAAtagaaaagttaaataagtatGAAGCACTGCTAGCTGCATAAATACATACATAACAATGGTTTAGCAAAATGCTGTACAAATAGAAACACCTTGAAATATGATCATAAATCAGATTAGCTCCTGTAGATTCGTTATTCCACATCGAGTAAATGCGGATTGGAGAAGAGGAAGATCACGGAGAGAATGATATCCAGATACGGAATAAGTAATACAGATGCCAACCAACAAATTTACAACTCTAGTGTTTTTGTACTTGAGTTCAAATGAGAATGAGACTTACTCTATACACCATTGATGAAAAAAAGAGAGGCTGGAAAGTACAATCAACCATGTAAACACAAACTAAtaggggaaaaaagaaaaaaaaaatgaaactgaCAATGCATAGAGAAGACAAGATGGACTGGAACTTCTTTCTTTATCGTTAGATCCGATACCTCTATATTCTATAAAAGTTGATAAGGAAAAAGAAAGGGCTTGCATTCAGCAAGAAGTAAGCAAAGTTCAGTTAGTTCTTTTAACTTGTCATAGACTCGTCAGTATGTGATGCATTGAGTTGAAAGTATGAGCTTCAGCCATGTAGAGAGGGGAAACAAAAGTAGACCATAAACATCAAGCTTTAAATAGGTAAGTATATCCTACTTCATGTACAAGCTGATTATGTGCAAGTTCAATCCCAAAATTGGTAGATGTCACCAGGTACCAAAGCTGCAACCAACATGCTCTTGGGTGATTACCCGGAGTCGATCTTGCATCACAGCCATGGATTGATAGGGAGGAAAGCGTATGCGGTAGAAGCATGTTTGTGCAGAAGGTAAGTGATCATAAGACTCCGAGATTCTGCAGATGTAAAGTCTAGAAGCCAAACCACCAAAACCCTCTAGAGGTAGATGCTTAATTGAAGTCCAGAAGAAAAGGAGCACCTTTCTCTGCTCAGCAGACATACGGCCAACTATCTGCacacaatgaaagaaaacaaacatTATTGGTATGAATCATAGATCTCCTAACACTTGAGGTTTGTCCTCATAATATTCAGAGTGACAACAACTTATTCCAGCTTACAATAATAAATTTATTTGGGATCCATATCCATTCCGTGATGTTCATGCTTCAACCGTGTCGTTTTCATCAAGTGTTACTAAGGCAAAAACATGTGCCACCAGTAGAAAAGCcggtaaataaaaaaaattagtatGTACTTTCCCTACTCCCCAAAACAAATGCTGCCAGGGCAACtttgaataaaatgaattttcAGTGTCAGAAATTTTctgcttttaaaaataatgaagaaAAGAAGGGTGAAAGTTTAAAgtctaagagcccgtttggagataagaaaattttcctttttttcaattttttttttgaaaaaagtgtTTGGTTATCAAAATCTTATAATTTTTGCATTCtcacttgaaaatgcattttcaaatttaaaaaactgGTGAGAACCAGTTTTTCAATTGAAAATGAGAAGGTTGCTAGTTTTTAGTTGCAAAACATGTTGAAAAAGAGACATCCAAATATGTTGCAAAAATTATAACCAGACACAACTTCATCctcaattcaaattttagtgaaattccaaaattgaattttttttttttggaattcatgtccaaacgcctactaaataTTGTGAGAATATACTGACTTCATGTACCTTCCAGAACCAGGATATTTGGGGATCACTTTCTTTGTAGCCTTTGTAATCTGTATGTGCTTTCCACTCTTCCACAGAAACCGCACTTCCATTCCCATCAAGCATCCAGTCAAGATCTTCAAGATCTAAACTCCGAAAAAAGGATGTTTGGAGCCTTGAGGTAGTTATATCAGCAAAACCTTGAGAAAAATGGGCTACCTGCTGAGCAATTGATGTGACAAACAAATGTTGAATAAGAAGATTAACATACTTCTTCCTGTTCTTACTGTTCACAACAGTATCTTTCCCGTCGAGACAAAGCTCGACCACTTTCCTGGACCCTAACTCTTCAACTTCACAAACAAATGTCAAGCCTAGTATATCTTGATCCACCGTCTCAGGATCCATCTCCAGTATCTGCTTGCAGCTACTGTACAAGTATGGATCTGCATCCCTAATGTCTTCCAATGAAATTTCCTCTCCAGCCAATTGCAATAAGAACACACGATCGAACACTACGCCAATTTGTATTTTATGCATTAAAGCCAATGCAATCATCCTACCTGAGAAGCAGAAATACTCGAGGTGCAATGGGTCCACCTTAGATGCTGCAAGCACAACTTGTAGATGAGCATTATGTATATTCTAACGGTGAGTAACATTACTTTCTGTGATGCATTAAATGATTGTTTCAAACAGCTAGCAATTATCTTAAAAATAAAGTTCGGCTGCAAATAATCCTCTCATCAGGAAATCCCAGTGATCTAACCTCATATCTTGACGGGGAGAAAAATGATAACATCACTCAGAAGTACTGCATATGCAGTGCAATCAAAGTATTCTTAATGCGGCCTTTCTTCTTTAGTGTAAGCTTTGCAGCCAACTACTGAATCATAAGCATCGATATTTCTTTATTAATATTAAAGACGAGATCTATTGTTGTCTTTTGGATGTCCTCTAAAATTAAATGTCATTTTGGGTCACGAAGATGGGAAAGCGAATATATCTTTACATGCACGGTGAGCACTGTGAGTGCGAGTAAGAGAGAAGGGACGCCACAATTGGGGTTTTATGGTTGTTCATCTGAAAAATTCCCTTGTGGGGTATCTTGAAGGTGAACCATGGGGCAACGAAAAGTGGCCTGATGTTGTCACAGTTGAGATTCTATAATTGTTTCCTCTCCTTCCAGTTGAGTGACTTTGTACCTCATTACTGAGAAAAACTACATCTTCTATTCACATCGATTTAGGTTTTCCCGCACGATATTTTGATCTGTCTCGGAATTCCCCAACAAATTTTTGACTCTTCAAATACAATGGGATTTCACAGCTGACCAATCTTTCACTCTCTTTTCTTGTAGAAACAATATGGTTATAAATCAGACTAACTCCTCTAGATTGTTATTCCACATCTTTATCTGCTTGTCTAGTATAAAGACGAGTTGGTGCagattggggaagaagaagattaactaccaagatttttcatattagGCAGCCAGGCTTGGTATGCGTCTGTGACGGTCAAGGATttgaaacaattccggataacaTGGTTTGGAAGGTTCAGTTATGTGTTCCAACAAGTCGGGATGTCTCGAAGTGAAAGCTTATATTTCCACTGTCCACATGATGGTCATGAcaattgatttttattttgagAAGGGATGGTCATGATAATTGATATCTGTCGGTAGTCTGTGTGGATGAATTGTCATTATAAGCAATGACCAGGAAggcttttttttttaatcaaaaaacACTTGTTCAGTCATTTTCAGACCAAATATCTAGAAAAATTGAAGTGTTTTCAAATGATTGAGGCAATACAATCCAAGACAAGTGTTATTATCCTATAAAGGAAGTACATCTTGGACATACTGGTGGAGATAGGCTTAGATTTCAAAAACGTTGATACTCCCTATGTTGCTCGGATCCTTAAAAAATGATGCTGCACCCCGTGTCAGATTCTCCTAAAATGCAAGTCGTATCCCAGGAcccaaataattaattaactaaaaataaaaaattaagttaAAATTACACAATAATTATTAgtcatttaaattaattaaataggAATCAAGTTAACTTACACTGTTGACTTACATATTAGTTATTTTCAACATTCTTAAGTAAgtaatgttatatatatatatttatcagCCGCACCCTTGAATCCTAAAATTTATGTGATGACAAATCCAACATCCAGATCCGCACCTATATCAGACATTTTGCACCTGCATCCAAGCAACATCGAATACTCCTATGGATCCAAACATCAAATTTGTTCCAAGATAAGGAGCCACAGGAAGATCCTGACAGATATGAATACcaaattaaacaatttaataattaCACGACAAGATATTTCATTTGTAGTGATTGTGATCCGTTAGATTCTTCAAGCTCCATGCATTGGCCTTTGGGATGCAGTAATCCGCACTCTAGTGTATATAAAAAGGACAAGGGTCATCCATAAATTGTTGAATATGCTGATGCAGACAGGACAGATTCTCCCTCAGATAGACGATATACTTCTAAATACGATGTTATGATTGGAGATAATCTAATTACTTAGAAGAGTAAGGAGTAAGATGTTGTTGCCAGATCTAGTGCAGAGTAAAATGTGGAGATCTATGAGTTCAAGTGAGCACAAAAGGTCACATAAGCATGTGCAAAAAGGCAATAAAAGCTTACCTGGATTTGGGAAAAACCTTCTACGGTCATTTGGGCAAGCTATAAAAAGAGCATTCTGAGAATTGAAGATCGCTTGACATACCAAGAAAAACCACTCCCTTAACACACCCGGCCCAGTAGCTTCTTCATGTTTGAATTCCATAAAAAGACTACCTCGCAGCAATGCAGGATCTGCATGTCTAATGTACTCAAATGATTCTTCCAACAACTGGGACCTGTCAATGAGCATCTCATGCAGCGCCTGGTTTCCATATCTAACTTCTCGAAGCATCATCATTGCGAAATGTCTCCTTACCTCAAAATTGGTTACCTCCTTGTGTTCAAGAACCCACCGATAATCGTTAGATCTTTTTGCAGATGCCACTATCAAAAAACACAGTGAAACCTTACTTTGCTTCATCTTCTGCCAAAAGATCTTCTCCAAGCCCTTAAACAGCTTTGAAATGCTATTTAACTCCTTCAGAATTACAAGATACTGAGACCACCAGGGTACAATAGGTTTGCCTTTTCCTATCTCTTTCAATCCCAACTGGGCTTCTAATTTATTTAAACACAACTCCATTTTGTCTAGCAAACCATATAAAATACGATGCAAACATTTAATACACTCTCTGACACACACTGCTTCACTGGTGCCAAATAATATTTGCGACGGTATTACTTTCTTTAATGCAAGCATATACTCAGTAAAATCACGCACAATGCTCACTGATAACCCCCCTGTAGACTCAACTGATCCCTTACTCAATTCTAAAGCATGGGATAACTCAGGTACTACTACCTCACATACAAACACAAAAACATCCTTCAATGCCAATAACTCCTTAGTGTGCCTTGCGATCCCAATGGAGTCTACTATAGCCCCTAAACTACTccgacaaaaattatacaaaCAGTCATCAAGCCCGGCAGCCCCTCTCAGTAGTTTACAAAACTCTAACACTATTCGAGCACATCCAACACATATGTGCTTAGGCAACATACTCGTAAATGAATTAACAAATGAACGAACAGATTCATCAGCAGTAAACTTGTTAGCATTATCTGGAGACATAAAAAGCA contains:
- the LOC107827893 gene encoding E3 ubiquitin-protein ligase UPL5-like — its product is MYQFDAVNNRSTTVYNRSTTTTYKRRLDQIVSSESLAPSPIRMRKDQTLPPSPPIPVQFFVRLFPGGKTLVMRAHSTDPVEFIHHKIMTITGIPAVEQRLIYRGKQLQPEQTLADCGIQKDESMQLVGRLRSVDHPQARQLINGLISLIFDILKSKNPSIPSDSDGIIRMLVGFLTMTPKDTIEKAAEHIKIFISSSAPTALVMLYMSPDGANKFTADKSVRSFISSFKSMLPKRMYILCTPIVLQFCKLLRGAGLDDSLYKFCRSSLGDIVESTGILRRKATTGLLAVKDEIVSSESLVSSPVRMLKDLIRVQFFVRLFPGGKTLVIQAHSTDLVEFIHYKIMRITGIPTADQRLIYKGKQLQSEQTLANCGIQKDESMQLVGRMRSTDHPQAWQLINDLVSLIFDILKSNYPSVPSDSDHIIRTLIQFLTMTPGDNIEKAYEHIKIFVSSSAPAALVMLFMSPDNANKFTADESVRSFVNSFTSMLPKHICVGCARIVLEFCKLLRGAAGLDDCLYNFCRSSLGAIVDSIGIARHTKELLALKDVFVFVCEVVVPELSHALELSKGSVESTGGLSVSIVRDFTEYMLALKKVIPSQILFGTSEAVCVRECIKCLHRILYGLLDKMELCLNKLEAQLGLKEIGKGKPIVPWWSQYLVILKELNSISKLFKGLEKIFWQKMKQSKVSLCFLIVASAKRSNDYRWVLEHKEVTNFEVRRHFAMMMLREVRYGNQALHEMLIDRSQLLEESFEYIRHADPALLRGSLFMEFKHEEATGPGVLREWFFLVCQAIFNSQNALFIACPNDRRRFFPNPASKVDPLHLEYFCFSGRMIALALMHKIQIGVVFDRVFLLQLAGEEISLEDIRDADPYLYSSCKQILEMDPETVDQDILGLTFVCEVEELGSRKVVELCLDGKDTVVNSKNRKKYVNLLIQHLFVTSIAQQVAHFSQGFADITTSRLQTSFFRSLDLEDLDWMLDGNGSAVSVEEWKAHTDYKGYKESDPQISWFWKIVGRMSAEQRKVLLFFWTSIKHLPLEGFGGLASRLYICRISESYDHLPSAQTCFYRIRFPPYQSMAVMQDRLRVITQEHVGCSFGTW